In Vigna angularis cultivar LongXiaoDou No.4 chromosome 8, ASM1680809v1, whole genome shotgun sequence, one DNA window encodes the following:
- the LOC108345725 gene encoding chaperone protein ClpB3, chloroplastic isoform X1 yields the protein MASATSFPGVSLRPSVPIRSHARLAQCRVSFGFPPNLTSLKSLSSVPSKKREAFSNGSSRTGRILAPFSVRCSISSSGKIIQQEFTEMAWQAITTAPEVAKENKHQIVETEHLMKALLEQKNGLARRIFSKVGVDNTRLLEATDKHIKRQPKVLGESGGSMLGRDLEALIQKAKDIKKAYGDSFVSVEHFVLGFAQDKRFGKTLFRDFQISEQGLKSAIESIRGRQSVIDQDPEGKYEALEKYGKDLTAMAKAGKLDPVIGRDDEIRRCIQILSRRTKNNPVLIGEPGVGKTAISEGLAQRIVQGDVPQALMNRRLISLDMGALIAGAKYRGEFEDRLKAVLKEVTESDGQIILFIDEIHTVVGAGATNGALDAGNLLKPMLGRGELRCIGATTLDEYRKYIEKDPALERRFQQVFVDQPSVENTISILRGLRERYELHHGVRISDSALVDAAILSDRYISGRFLPDKAIDLVDEAAAKLKMEITSKPTALDEINRSVLKLEMERLSLMNDTDKASKDRLNRLETELSLLKGKQDELNGQWEHEKSVMTRLQSIKEEIDRVNLEIQQAEREYDLNRAAELKYGSLNSLQRQLESVEKELHEYMNSGKSMLREEVIGSDIAEIVSKWTGIPISKLQQSEREKLLYLEEELHKRVVGQDPAVKAVAEAIQRSRAGLSDPHRPIASFMFMGPTGVGKTELAKALASYLFNTEEALVRIDMSEYMDKHTVSRLIGAPPGYVGYEEGGQLTETVRRRPYAVILFDEIEKAHSDVFNVFLQILDDGRVTDSQGRTVSFTNTVIIMTSNVGSQYILNTDNDTVPKESAYETIKQKVMDAARSIFRPEFMNRVDEYIVFRPLDRDQIGSIVRLQLERVQKRIADRKMKIQVTEAAIQLLGSLGYDPNYGARPVKRVIQQNVENELAKGILRGEFRDEDTILVDTEVTVFANGQLPQQKLVFKRVGTDAESSSTVKENWEGSPQIL from the exons ATGGCCTCTGCAACGTCGTTTCCGGGTGTTTCTCTTCGTCCCTCCGTTCCAATTCGCAGTCACGCTCGATTAGCACAGTGTCGAGTTTCCTTTGGCTTTCCCCCGAACCTCACTTCGTTGAAGAGTTTGAGTTCAGTGCCGTCGAAGAAAAGAGAAGCTTTCTCAAATGGGTCTTCGAGAACGGGAAGAATCCTAGCACCGTTCTCTGTTCGATGCTCAATTTCATCAAGTGGAAAA ATTATACAACAAGAATTTACAGAAATGGCATGGCAAGCAATTACCACTGCACCAGAAGTCGCTAAGGAGAACAAGCATCAGATTGTGGAGACTGAGCACTTGATGAAAGCTTTGTTAGAGCAAAAGAATGGGCTTGCTCGCCGGATCTTCTCTAAGGTTGGGGTAGATAATACTCGGCTTCTAGAGGCCACTGATAAGCACATCAAACGGCAACCCAAG GTTCTCGGGGAATCAGGTGGTTCAATGTTGGGGCGTGATTTGGAGGCATTAATTCAGAAAGCCAAGGACATCAAGAAAGCATATGGGGACTCATTTGTGTCAGTTGAGCACTTTGTTCTTGGTTTTGCCCAAGATAAACGATTTGGGAAGACTTTGTTTAGAGATTTTCAAATATCTGAGCAAGGTCTTAAATCTGCCATAGAGTCCATAAGGGGACGCCAGTCAGTTATTGACCAAG ATCCTGAAGGAAAGTACGAAGCCTTGGAAAAGTATGGGAAAGATTTGACAGCAATGGCTAAAGCAGGAAAACTTGACCCAGTCATAGGAAGAGATGATGAAATACGCAGGTGCATTCAAATTCTCTCCAGGAGAACAAAGAATAATCCTGTGCTAATTGGAGAGCCTGGTGTTGGAAAAACAGCAATCTCTGAAGG ACTTGCTCAAAGAATTGTTCAAGGAGATGTTCCTCAAGCTTTGATGAATCGAAGG CTCATATCCCTTGATATGGGTGCACTTATTGCAGGAGCAAAGTACCGGGGAGAATTTGAAGATAGACTGAAAGCTGTTCTCAAAGAAGTAACAGAATCTGATGGTCAGATTATCCTTTTCATTGATGAAATCCACACAGTTGTTGGGGCAG GTGCTACAAATGGTGCTTTGGATGCTGGTAATCTCTTAAAGCCTATGCTTGGTCGGGGGGAGCTGCGATGTATTGGTGCTACAACATTAGATGAGTATCGAAAGTATATTGAGAAGGATCCTGCACTTGAGCGCCGTTTCCAGCAAGTTTTTGTTGACCAACCATCAGTTGAAAATACCATTTCAATACTGAGGGGACTGCGGGAAAGATATGAACTGCATCATGGAGTTCGCATTTCTGACAGTGCACTTGTGGATGCTGCAATTCTCTCGGATAGATACATAAGTGGCAGGTTTTTGCCTGATAAAG CTATTGATCTGGTTGATGAAGCAGCTGCTAAACTAAAAATGGAAATTACTTCAAAACCTACTGCACTTGATGAGATTAATAGGTCAGTCTTGAAACTCGAGATGGAGAGGCTCTCTCTCATGAATGATACAGACAAGGCTTCTAAAGATAGATTAAATCGACTTGAGACAGAACTCTCTCTCTTAAAAGGGAAACAGGATGAATTGAATGGGCAATGGGAGCATGAAAAGTCTGTAATGACTCGTCTGCAATCTATTAAAGAGGAG ATAGACAGGGTAAATCTTGAGATTCAACAGGCTGAGAGGGAGTATGATCTTAATCGTGCGGCTGAATTGAAGTATGGCAGTCTAAACTCCTTGCAACGACAACTTGAAAGTGTAGAAAAGGAGTTACACGAATATATGAACTCTGGTAAGTCTATGTTGAGAGAAGAAGTTATTGGGAGTGATATTGCTGAAATTGTAAGCAAGTGGACTGGTATTCCAATTTCAAAACTTCAACAATCAGAAAGAGAGAAGCTGTTGTACTTAGAGGAAGAGCTTCATAAGCGTGTTGTTGGTCAAGATCCCGCTGTTAAGGCAGTAGCTGAGGCTATCCAACGATCAAGAGCGGGTCTTTCAGATCCCCATCGGCCGATTGCTAGCTTTATGTTTATGGGACCGACTGGTGTAGGAAAGACTGAGCTAGCCAAGGCCCTTGCTTCTTATTTGTTCAACACAGAAGAAGCACTTGTACGAATCGACATGAGTGAGTACATGGATAAACACACTGTCTCGAGATTGATTGGGGCTCCACCAGGATATGTTGGATATGAAGAGGGAGGACAACTAACAGAGACCGTTCGCCGCAGACCTTATGCTGTCATTTTGTTTGATGAGATTGAGAAGGCACACTCAGATGTTTTCAATGTATTCCTTCAAATCTTGGATGATGGAAGAGTAACTGATTCACAGGGCAGGACTGTAAGTTTTACCAACACGGTTATCATTATGACCTCAAATGTTGGATCACAGTACATTCTCAACACAGATAATGACACTGTACCCAAAGAGTCAGCATACGAAACCATAAAGCAGAAGGTAATGGACGCAGCAAGATCAATCTTTCGCCCTGAGTTCATGAACAGAGTTGATGAGTATATCGTTTTCCGGCCTCTAGACCGTGACCAAATAGGTAGTATTGTCAGGTTACAG TTGGAGAGGGTGCAAAAGAGGATTGCAGATCGCAAGATGAAAATCCAAGTGACAGAAGCTGCAATCCAACTCCTTGGAAGTTTGGGGTATGATCCAAACTACGGCGCTAGGCCGGTCAAGCGAGTGATTCAGCAGAATGTGGAGAATGAACTTGCCAAAGGTATTCTTAGAGGAGAGTTCAGAGATGAAGACACAATTTTAGTGGACACAGAAGTCACAGTATTTGCCAATGGTCAACTTCCCCAGCAAAAGCTAGTTTTTAAGAGGGTTGGAACTGATGCTGAATCCAGTTCTACTGTTAAAGAAAACTGGGAAGGCTCTCCACAGATTCTGTGA
- the LOC108345725 gene encoding chaperone protein ClpB3, chloroplastic isoform X2, which produces MLGRDLEALIQKAKDIKKAYGDSFVSVEHFVLGFAQDKRFGKTLFRDFQISEQGLKSAIESIRGRQSVIDQDPEGKYEALEKYGKDLTAMAKAGKLDPVIGRDDEIRRCIQILSRRTKNNPVLIGEPGVGKTAISEGLAQRIVQGDVPQALMNRRLISLDMGALIAGAKYRGEFEDRLKAVLKEVTESDGQIILFIDEIHTVVGAGATNGALDAGNLLKPMLGRGELRCIGATTLDEYRKYIEKDPALERRFQQVFVDQPSVENTISILRGLRERYELHHGVRISDSALVDAAILSDRYISGRFLPDKAIDLVDEAAAKLKMEITSKPTALDEINRSVLKLEMERLSLMNDTDKASKDRLNRLETELSLLKGKQDELNGQWEHEKSVMTRLQSIKEEIDRVNLEIQQAEREYDLNRAAELKYGSLNSLQRQLESVEKELHEYMNSGKSMLREEVIGSDIAEIVSKWTGIPISKLQQSEREKLLYLEEELHKRVVGQDPAVKAVAEAIQRSRAGLSDPHRPIASFMFMGPTGVGKTELAKALASYLFNTEEALVRIDMSEYMDKHTVSRLIGAPPGYVGYEEGGQLTETVRRRPYAVILFDEIEKAHSDVFNVFLQILDDGRVTDSQGRTVSFTNTVIIMTSNVGSQYILNTDNDTVPKESAYETIKQKVMDAARSIFRPEFMNRVDEYIVFRPLDRDQIGSIVRLQLERVQKRIADRKMKIQVTEAAIQLLGSLGYDPNYGARPVKRVIQQNVENELAKGILRGEFRDEDTILVDTEVTVFANGQLPQQKLVFKRVGTDAESSSTVKENWEGSPQIL; this is translated from the exons ATGTTGGGGCGTGATTTGGAGGCATTAATTCAGAAAGCCAAGGACATCAAGAAAGCATATGGGGACTCATTTGTGTCAGTTGAGCACTTTGTTCTTGGTTTTGCCCAAGATAAACGATTTGGGAAGACTTTGTTTAGAGATTTTCAAATATCTGAGCAAGGTCTTAAATCTGCCATAGAGTCCATAAGGGGACGCCAGTCAGTTATTGACCAAG ATCCTGAAGGAAAGTACGAAGCCTTGGAAAAGTATGGGAAAGATTTGACAGCAATGGCTAAAGCAGGAAAACTTGACCCAGTCATAGGAAGAGATGATGAAATACGCAGGTGCATTCAAATTCTCTCCAGGAGAACAAAGAATAATCCTGTGCTAATTGGAGAGCCTGGTGTTGGAAAAACAGCAATCTCTGAAGG ACTTGCTCAAAGAATTGTTCAAGGAGATGTTCCTCAAGCTTTGATGAATCGAAGG CTCATATCCCTTGATATGGGTGCACTTATTGCAGGAGCAAAGTACCGGGGAGAATTTGAAGATAGACTGAAAGCTGTTCTCAAAGAAGTAACAGAATCTGATGGTCAGATTATCCTTTTCATTGATGAAATCCACACAGTTGTTGGGGCAG GTGCTACAAATGGTGCTTTGGATGCTGGTAATCTCTTAAAGCCTATGCTTGGTCGGGGGGAGCTGCGATGTATTGGTGCTACAACATTAGATGAGTATCGAAAGTATATTGAGAAGGATCCTGCACTTGAGCGCCGTTTCCAGCAAGTTTTTGTTGACCAACCATCAGTTGAAAATACCATTTCAATACTGAGGGGACTGCGGGAAAGATATGAACTGCATCATGGAGTTCGCATTTCTGACAGTGCACTTGTGGATGCTGCAATTCTCTCGGATAGATACATAAGTGGCAGGTTTTTGCCTGATAAAG CTATTGATCTGGTTGATGAAGCAGCTGCTAAACTAAAAATGGAAATTACTTCAAAACCTACTGCACTTGATGAGATTAATAGGTCAGTCTTGAAACTCGAGATGGAGAGGCTCTCTCTCATGAATGATACAGACAAGGCTTCTAAAGATAGATTAAATCGACTTGAGACAGAACTCTCTCTCTTAAAAGGGAAACAGGATGAATTGAATGGGCAATGGGAGCATGAAAAGTCTGTAATGACTCGTCTGCAATCTATTAAAGAGGAG ATAGACAGGGTAAATCTTGAGATTCAACAGGCTGAGAGGGAGTATGATCTTAATCGTGCGGCTGAATTGAAGTATGGCAGTCTAAACTCCTTGCAACGACAACTTGAAAGTGTAGAAAAGGAGTTACACGAATATATGAACTCTGGTAAGTCTATGTTGAGAGAAGAAGTTATTGGGAGTGATATTGCTGAAATTGTAAGCAAGTGGACTGGTATTCCAATTTCAAAACTTCAACAATCAGAAAGAGAGAAGCTGTTGTACTTAGAGGAAGAGCTTCATAAGCGTGTTGTTGGTCAAGATCCCGCTGTTAAGGCAGTAGCTGAGGCTATCCAACGATCAAGAGCGGGTCTTTCAGATCCCCATCGGCCGATTGCTAGCTTTATGTTTATGGGACCGACTGGTGTAGGAAAGACTGAGCTAGCCAAGGCCCTTGCTTCTTATTTGTTCAACACAGAAGAAGCACTTGTACGAATCGACATGAGTGAGTACATGGATAAACACACTGTCTCGAGATTGATTGGGGCTCCACCAGGATATGTTGGATATGAAGAGGGAGGACAACTAACAGAGACCGTTCGCCGCAGACCTTATGCTGTCATTTTGTTTGATGAGATTGAGAAGGCACACTCAGATGTTTTCAATGTATTCCTTCAAATCTTGGATGATGGAAGAGTAACTGATTCACAGGGCAGGACTGTAAGTTTTACCAACACGGTTATCATTATGACCTCAAATGTTGGATCACAGTACATTCTCAACACAGATAATGACACTGTACCCAAAGAGTCAGCATACGAAACCATAAAGCAGAAGGTAATGGACGCAGCAAGATCAATCTTTCGCCCTGAGTTCATGAACAGAGTTGATGAGTATATCGTTTTCCGGCCTCTAGACCGTGACCAAATAGGTAGTATTGTCAGGTTACAG TTGGAGAGGGTGCAAAAGAGGATTGCAGATCGCAAGATGAAAATCCAAGTGACAGAAGCTGCAATCCAACTCCTTGGAAGTTTGGGGTATGATCCAAACTACGGCGCTAGGCCGGTCAAGCGAGTGATTCAGCAGAATGTGGAGAATGAACTTGCCAAAGGTATTCTTAGAGGAGAGTTCAGAGATGAAGACACAATTTTAGTGGACACAGAAGTCACAGTATTTGCCAATGGTCAACTTCCCCAGCAAAAGCTAGTTTTTAAGAGGGTTGGAACTGATGCTGAATCCAGTTCTACTGTTAAAGAAAACTGGGAAGGCTCTCCACAGATTCTGTGA
- the LOC108344953 gene encoding uncharacterized protein LOC108344953 encodes MDFPAEENEEGNVEELMMMEGVASIALLPCGSISGHFIQLPHSTCYGLSGTELACERECSRGEDYRVIKLTITDFNTKKEQATVVECKGHDAARFHSIDHIHGWGKDITGMVEQKDGKKRISVSFECETLKADKAAEDHIKKFMPKLAGMDAVVNIGKMKISGLDFGAEEDEETE; translated from the exons ATGG ATTTTCCGGCAGAGGAGAACGAAGAGGGAAACGTGGAAGAGTTGATGATGATGGAAGGAGTAGCATCAATAGCATTGTTGCCGTGTGGCTCTATCTCAGGACACTTCATCCAACTTCCACATTCTACTTGCTATGGCCTTTCTGGCACTG aaTTGGCATGTGAAAGGGAATGCAGTAGGGGTGAGGATTATCGCGTCATCAAACTCACGATCACAGATTTCAAT ACAAAGAAAGAGCAAGCCACTGTTGTGGAGTGCAAAGGCCATGATGCTGCACGGTTCCACAGCATTGATCATATTCATGG TTGGGGTAAGGATATCACTGGTATGGTTGAACAAAAGGATGGGAAGAAAAGAATCTCTGTTTCATTCGAGTGTGAGACACTGAAAGCCGATAAAGCAGCAGAAGATCACATCAAGAAATTCATGCCAAAGTTAGCTGGGATGGATGCTGTTG TTAACATAGGAAAGATGAAGATTTCTGGGTTGGATTTTGGagcagaggaagatgaagagactgagtag
- the LOC108344778 gene encoding EID1-like F-box protein 2 isoform X2 — protein sequence MILTKQYRCVHSASCQCTKGHLSEDVIFLVFQHLNWNPNLIATLSCACKWFDDIAKRVLWKEFCRTRAPKMMLDLQSSGSHSADGNWRALGKLLIFCSGCTQGGLFDNVEVPGHFVNKTRFSKTLGKSFLMPQCLNDVLYVSEPCEHIDQGEAGDLGFFRGIFKSFASSNVKKMIINRGAQLHPTEICPYCKAKLWSMLQANMIPQTAKCRLGSHKDYIEYYVCLNGHLLGVCTLLPLSDSEDVSENE from the coding sequence ATGATTCTCACTAAGCAGTATCGATGTGTACATTCAGCTAGTTGTCAATGCACCAAGGGACATTTAAGTGAAGATGTGATATTCTTGGTGTTTCAGCATTTGAATTGGAACCCCAATCTAATTGCTACACTGTCGTGTGCATGCAAATGGTTTGATGATATTGCAAAGAGGGTTTTATGGAAAGAGTTTTGCAGAACAAGAGCTCCTAAGATGATGCTTGATCTGCAATCCAGTGGAAGTCACAGTGCAGATGGGAACTGGAGGGCTCTGGGGAAGCTTCTCATATTCTGTTCTGGTTGCACACAAGGTGGTTTGTTCGATAATGTTGAGGTTCCTGGTCACTTTGTTAACAAGACTCGGTTTTCTAAAACACTAGGAAAGAGCTTTCTCATGCCACAGTGtctgaatgatgttttgtatgTGTCTGAGCCTTGTGAGCATATTGACCAAGGTGAAGCTGGTGATTTAGGATTCTTCAGAGGAATTTTCAAGTCGTTTGCATCATCAAACGTTAAGAAGATGATAATTAACAGAGGTGCACAGCTCCATCCAACCGAGATTTGCCCCTATTGTAAGGCTAAGTTGTGGAGTATGCTACAGGCCAATATGATTCCACAAACTGCTAAGTGCAGGTTGGGTTCCCATAAAGATTATATTGAGTATTATGTCTGCCTAAATGGTCACTTGCTTGGGGTCTGCACATTGTTACCACTGTCTGATTCAGAGGATGTATCTGAAAATGAGTAA
- the LOC108344778 gene encoding EID1-like F-box protein 2 isoform X1 — protein MSSNILHFFSSSNVSVYGSFSCFFFSSSLVFFLVPSLLFISLHFCCFELSVLPCAFCGPNCPFSEVKKMILTKQYRCVHSASCQCTKGHLSEDVIFLVFQHLNWNPNLIATLSCACKWFDDIAKRVLWKEFCRTRAPKMMLDLQSSGSHSADGNWRALGKLLIFCSGCTQGGLFDNVEVPGHFVNKTRFSKTLGKSFLMPQCLNDVLYVSEPCEHIDQGEAGDLGFFRGIFKSFASSNVKKMIINRGAQLHPTEICPYCKAKLWSMLQANMIPQTAKCRLGSHKDYIEYYVCLNGHLLGVCTLLPLSDSEDVSENE, from the exons ATGTCTTCAAATATATTACACTTTTTTTCCTCTTCAAACGTTTCTGTTTATGGttctttttcttgcttttttttttcatcttctttggtTTTCTTCCTCGTACCTTCTCTTCTCTTTATCTCTTTGCATTTTTGCTGCTTCGAGTTGAGTGTGTTGCCCTGTGCTTTTTGTGGACCGAATTGTCCCTTCTCAGAG GTGAAGAAAATGATTCTCACTAAGCAGTATCGATGTGTACATTCAGCTAGTTGTCAATGCACCAAGGGACATTTAAGTGAAGATGTGATATTCTTGGTGTTTCAGCATTTGAATTGGAACCCCAATCTAATTGCTACACTGTCGTGTGCATGCAAATGGTTTGATGATATTGCAAAGAGGGTTTTATGGAAAGAGTTTTGCAGAACAAGAGCTCCTAAGATGATGCTTGATCTGCAATCCAGTGGAAGTCACAGTGCAGATGGGAACTGGAGGGCTCTGGGGAAGCTTCTCATATTCTGTTCTGGTTGCACACAAGGTGGTTTGTTCGATAATGTTGAGGTTCCTGGTCACTTTGTTAACAAGACTCGGTTTTCTAAAACACTAGGAAAGAGCTTTCTCATGCCACAGTGtctgaatgatgttttgtatgTGTCTGAGCCTTGTGAGCATATTGACCAAGGTGAAGCTGGTGATTTAGGATTCTTCAGAGGAATTTTCAAGTCGTTTGCATCATCAAACGTTAAGAAGATGATAATTAACAGAGGTGCACAGCTCCATCCAACCGAGATTTGCCCCTATTGTAAGGCTAAGTTGTGGAGTATGCTACAGGCCAATATGATTCCACAAACTGCTAAGTGCAGGTTGGGTTCCCATAAAGATTATATTGAGTATTATGTCTGCCTAAATGGTCACTTGCTTGGGGTCTGCACATTGTTACCACTGTCTGATTCAGAGGATGTATCTGAAAATGAGTAA